One genomic segment of Bradyrhizobium diazoefficiens includes these proteins:
- the secD gene encoding protein translocase subunit SecD, whose amino-acid sequence MLYFTRWRALGIILTALIVCLCAVPNFFPEAQVKTWPAWAQRRLVLGLDLQGGSSLQLEVDSAYVKKERLEQIRDDVRRVLREAKIGFTGGVTVRNDAAEVRITKDTDLQPALAKLRELAQPIGGLMGSGGQRDLEVVDAGGGLIRLSIPEAAMLDRMRKTIEQSIQIVEKRVNELGTVEPIIQRQGNDRILVQVPGLQDPTHLKELLGKTAKMEFRMVDPSVPPDQAQQGRIPPESEFLAAANPPPPGYVVKKQVLVAGGDLKNAQATFDQRTNEPVVSFQFNTSGARKFAQATQENVGLPFAIVLDNKVISAPVIREPITGGQGQISGSFTVQSANDLAILLRAGALPAPLTVVEERTVGPGLGQDSIEKGELAAYVGSILVVVFMLLTYRLFGVFANIAVCINVAMIFGLLSLLSATLTLPGIAGIVLTVGIAVDSNVLIYERIREELRGGRSPISAIDAGFTRALATILDSNITTFIAAAVLFMIGTGPVRGFAVTLGIGIITTVFTAFTMTRLIVAWWVQWKRPKTVPI is encoded by the coding sequence ATGTTGTATTTCACGCGGTGGAGGGCGCTCGGGATTATCCTGACAGCGCTGATCGTGTGCCTCTGCGCGGTCCCGAACTTCTTCCCCGAGGCGCAGGTCAAGACCTGGCCCGCCTGGGCGCAGCGCCGGCTCGTGTTGGGTCTCGATTTGCAGGGCGGCTCCTCTCTGCAGCTTGAAGTCGATTCCGCATATGTGAAAAAGGAGCGGCTGGAGCAGATCCGGGACGACGTCCGTCGCGTGCTGCGCGAGGCCAAGATCGGCTTCACCGGCGGCGTGACGGTACGCAACGACGCGGCCGAAGTTCGCATCACCAAGGACACCGATCTTCAGCCTGCGCTTGCCAAGCTGCGCGAGTTGGCCCAGCCGATTGGCGGCCTGATGGGGTCCGGCGGACAGCGCGACCTTGAAGTCGTCGACGCCGGTGGCGGATTGATCCGCCTCAGTATTCCGGAGGCCGCGATGCTCGATCGCATGCGCAAGACCATCGAGCAATCGATCCAGATCGTCGAGAAGCGCGTCAACGAGCTCGGCACCGTCGAACCCATCATCCAGCGTCAGGGTAACGACCGCATCCTGGTGCAGGTGCCGGGTTTGCAGGATCCCACCCACTTGAAGGAATTGCTGGGCAAGACCGCGAAGATGGAATTCCGCATGGTCGATCCCTCGGTGCCGCCGGACCAGGCGCAGCAGGGCAGGATTCCGCCGGAGTCCGAGTTCCTGGCGGCCGCCAATCCTCCGCCGCCCGGCTACGTCGTGAAGAAGCAGGTGCTGGTTGCGGGCGGCGACCTGAAGAACGCCCAAGCGACCTTCGACCAGCGTACCAATGAGCCGGTCGTCAGCTTTCAGTTCAACACCTCGGGAGCGCGCAAGTTCGCGCAGGCGACGCAGGAGAATGTCGGGCTGCCCTTCGCGATCGTACTCGACAACAAGGTGATCTCGGCGCCGGTCATCCGCGAACCGATCACCGGCGGTCAGGGCCAGATCTCCGGCAGTTTCACCGTGCAGTCGGCCAACGACCTCGCAATCCTCTTGCGCGCCGGCGCGCTGCCGGCGCCCCTGACGGTCGTGGAAGAGCGCACGGTCGGTCCGGGCCTCGGCCAGGACTCGATCGAGAAGGGCGAGCTCGCCGCCTATGTCGGCTCGATCCTGGTCGTTGTGTTCATGCTGTTGACATACCGGCTGTTCGGCGTATTCGCCAACATCGCCGTCTGTATCAACGTCGCAATGATCTTCGGCCTGTTGTCGCTGCTCAGCGCCACACTGACGCTGCCCGGCATCGCCGGCATCGTGCTGACGGTCGGTATCGCGGTCGACTCCAACGTGCTGATCTATGAGCGCATCCGCGAGGAGTTGCGCGGCGGCAGAAGCCCGATCTCGGCGATCGACGCAGGCTTCACCCGGGCGCTTGCCACCATTCTCGACTCCAACATCACCACATTCATCGCCGCTGCAGTGCTGTTCATGATCGGCACCGGTCCGGTGCGCGGCTTCGCAGTGACGCTCGGCATCGGCATCATCACGACGGTCTTCACCGCCTTCACCATGACTCGCCTGATCGTGGCATGGTGGGTGCAGTGGAAGCGGCCGAAGACTGTGCCGATTTGA
- the secF gene encoding protein translocase subunit SecF, translating into MTTTQLVLTSLGVLIAVLTVVSVLGLLPSLRIVPDNTHFDFTRFRRISFPMSAVLSIVAITLFFTHGLNFGIDFKGGTLMEVRAKSGSADLAQMRTSLGSLGLGEVQLQQFGGPADVLLRVAEQPGGDKAQQAAVDKVRGALGESVEYRRVEVVGPRVSGELLGWGMAGLMLAIGAILLYLWFRFEWQFALGAMIANVHDIVLTIGFMSISQVDFDLTSIAALLTILGYSLNDTVVIYDRIREMLRRYKKMPMPQLLNESINSTLSRSIITHFTVTLALLALLLFGGHAIHSFTAVMMFGVVLVGTYTSIFIAAPILIYLGVGEHREDAPETATPAKKTKA; encoded by the coding sequence GTGACCACTACTCAACTCGTTCTCACTTCTCTCGGCGTCCTGATTGCCGTGCTGACCGTGGTCAGCGTGCTTGGCCTCCTGCCGTCGCTGCGCATCGTCCCGGACAATACGCATTTCGACTTCACGCGCTTCCGCCGCATCAGCTTCCCGATGTCGGCTGTGCTGTCGATCGTCGCCATCACGCTGTTCTTCACGCACGGCCTGAACTTCGGCATCGACTTCAAGGGCGGCACCTTGATGGAGGTACGCGCCAAGTCAGGCTCCGCCGATCTTGCGCAGATGCGCACGAGCCTTGGCAGCCTCGGTCTCGGCGAAGTCCAGCTGCAGCAATTCGGCGGCCCCGCCGACGTGCTTCTCCGCGTTGCTGAGCAGCCGGGCGGCGACAAGGCGCAGCAGGCAGCCGTCGACAAAGTTCGCGGCGCCCTCGGCGAGTCCGTGGAGTATCGCCGCGTCGAGGTGGTGGGCCCGCGGGTCTCCGGCGAGCTGCTGGGTTGGGGCATGGCCGGCCTGATGCTCGCGATCGGCGCGATCCTGCTCTACCTCTGGTTCCGCTTCGAGTGGCAGTTCGCGCTCGGCGCCATGATCGCCAACGTGCACGACATCGTGCTGACGATCGGTTTCATGTCGATCAGCCAGGTCGATTTCGACCTGACCAGCATCGCGGCGCTGCTCACCATTCTCGGCTATTCGCTCAACGACACCGTCGTCATCTACGACCGTATCCGCGAGATGCTGCGCCGCTACAAGAAGATGCCGATGCCGCAGCTGCTCAACGAGTCCATCAACTCGACGCTGTCGCGCTCCATCATCACCCACTTCACGGTGACGCTGGCGCTGCTGGCCCTGCTGCTGTTCGGCGGCCATGCGATCCACAGCTTCACCGCGGTGATGATGTTCGGCGTGGTGCTGGTCGGCACCTACACCTCGATCTTCATCGCGGCCCCGATCCTGATCTATCTCGGCGTCGGCGAACATCGCGAGGATGCGCCCGAGACGGCCACGCCGGCGAAGAAAACCAAGGCATGA
- a CDS encoding Mth938-like domain-containing protein, which produces MAGDPNAPHFPRSAPIEAYGKGGFAFAGMSHRGSLLCLPDAIWAWDVTDPAQIDRYSLDRVFTAANSIDTLLIGTGTGLWLPPPALRQALKAVRVVLDTMQTGPAVRTYNIMIGERRRVAAALIAVP; this is translated from the coding sequence ATGGCCGGCGATCCCAACGCTCCGCATTTTCCGCGCTCGGCGCCGATCGAGGCCTATGGCAAGGGCGGTTTTGCCTTTGCCGGCATGTCGCACCGCGGCTCGCTGCTCTGCCTGCCCGACGCGATCTGGGCCTGGGATGTGACCGACCCTGCGCAGATCGACCGCTATTCGCTGGACCGCGTGTTCACGGCCGCCAACAGCATCGACACGCTGCTGATCGGCACCGGAACCGGGCTCTGGCTGCCGCCGCCCGCCCTGCGCCAGGCGCTGAAAGCGGTGAGGGTGGTGCTGGACACGATGCAGACCGGCCCCGCCGTGCGCACCTACAACATCATGATCGGCGAACGGCGGCGCGTCGCGGCTGCGCTGATCGCCGTGCCATGA
- a CDS encoding phytoene/squalene synthase family protein, with amino-acid sequence MSSAAPPPDTVTFCADLVRSHDFPHYAATLFAPAAERRALLALYAFNVEIVRVRDQVSQPLPGEIRFQWWTDLLAGHVHGSAEGNPVAAELLRAIRDFDLPVEPLSLLVDEHQFDLYNDPMPTMAALEGYLAATSSALFALAARIMAPPSDATEHLARHAGLAQGMVQVIVNLPRDAAHRQLFLPQQVLARHNCSMEDVFAGKETPNLRAALEQIVGEAQQHLATALSLLRKVPAAARAAFLPLGQVRADLKRLSQPGRNPFAPQPISRLRALWTLWRASRSREFTK; translated from the coding sequence ATGAGCAGCGCCGCGCCGCCGCCCGACACCGTTACCTTCTGCGCCGACCTCGTGCGTAGCCACGACTTTCCGCACTATGCGGCGACGTTGTTCGCGCCTGCCGCCGAGCGCCGCGCGCTATTGGCGCTCTACGCCTTCAATGTCGAGATCGTCCGCGTCCGCGACCAGGTGAGCCAGCCGTTGCCCGGTGAGATCCGCTTTCAGTGGTGGACCGATCTGCTCGCGGGCCATGTCCATGGCAGCGCCGAGGGCAACCCGGTGGCGGCGGAGCTGCTCCGCGCGATCCGCGATTTCGACCTGCCGGTCGAACCGCTGTCGCTGCTCGTCGATGAGCATCAGTTCGACCTCTACAACGATCCAATGCCGACCATGGCGGCCCTGGAAGGCTATCTGGCGGCGACCTCATCGGCGCTGTTCGCGCTCGCAGCCCGCATCATGGCGCCACCTTCGGACGCGACCGAGCATCTCGCCCGGCATGCCGGATTGGCGCAGGGCATGGTCCAGGTCATCGTCAACCTGCCGCGAGACGCCGCGCACCGGCAATTGTTCCTGCCGCAGCAGGTGCTGGCGCGCCACAATTGCAGCATGGAGGACGTGTTCGCCGGCAAGGAGACGCCGAACCTGCGCGCCGCGCTGGAGCAGATCGTGGGCGAGGCGCAGCAGCATTTGGCGACAGCGCTCTCGTTGCTGAGGAAGGTGCCGGCCGCGGCCCGCGCGGCCTTTCTGCCGCTGGGACAGGTACGGGCCGATCTCAAGCGCCTGTCGCAGCCCGGCCGCAATCCATTCGCCCCGCAGCCGATCTCGCGGCTGCGCGCGCTGTGGACGCTGTGGCGCGCTTCACGTTCCCGGGAATTTACCAAATAG
- a CDS encoding threonine ammonia-lyase, producing MAELSQSKSVDPGGFPVAPEDIHAAAETIRGAVVETPCNYSRTLSSICGCDVWLKFENLQFTSSFKERGALNRLTALTPGERARGVIAMSAGNHAQGVAYHARRLGIPATIVMPVGTPMVKVENTRHHGAEVVVTGATLEEAAAFARNHGEARGMIFVHPYDDPLVIAGQGTVGLEMLKAVPELDTLVVPIGGGGLISGIAIAAKSIKPSLRILGVEAWLYPSMYNAIHDGNLPARGDTLAEGIAVKSPGKITTEIVRHLVDDIALVNEAELERAVATLISIEKTVVEGAGAAGLAALMSDPSRFEGQKVGLVLSGGNIDTRLIASVLTRELAREGRLTQLSLDIPDRPGQLAAVAALLAEAGANIIEVSHQRTFSDLPAKATLLQLVIETRDAAHLDEVMARLGASGLSARCT from the coding sequence ATGGCCGAGTTGTCCCAAAGCAAGTCTGTCGATCCCGGCGGCTTTCCGGTCGCACCTGAAGACATTCACGCCGCCGCCGAGACCATCCGCGGCGCTGTCGTCGAGACGCCATGCAACTACAGCCGGACGCTGAGCAGCATCTGTGGCTGCGACGTCTGGCTGAAATTCGAGAACCTCCAGTTCACCTCCTCGTTCAAGGAGCGCGGCGCCCTCAACCGGCTCACCGCGCTGACGCCAGGAGAGCGCGCGCGTGGCGTCATCGCGATGTCCGCGGGCAACCACGCACAGGGCGTTGCCTATCACGCGAGGCGGCTCGGCATTCCCGCCACCATCGTCATGCCCGTGGGCACGCCGATGGTGAAGGTCGAGAACACCAGGCACCACGGCGCCGAAGTGGTGGTGACGGGCGCGACGCTGGAGGAGGCTGCGGCGTTCGCGCGCAACCATGGCGAAGCCCGTGGCATGATCTTCGTCCATCCTTACGACGATCCGCTTGTCATCGCCGGACAGGGGACGGTGGGGCTGGAGATGCTCAAGGCCGTGCCGGAGCTCGACACGCTGGTCGTCCCGATCGGCGGCGGCGGGCTGATCAGCGGCATCGCCATTGCCGCCAAATCAATCAAGCCGTCGCTGCGGATTCTTGGCGTCGAAGCCTGGCTCTACCCCTCGATGTACAACGCCATCCACGACGGCAATCTGCCGGCGCGCGGTGACACGCTCGCCGAAGGCATCGCGGTGAAATCGCCGGGCAAGATCACCACCGAGATCGTCCGCCACCTCGTCGACGACATTGCGCTCGTCAACGAAGCCGAGCTCGAGCGCGCGGTCGCGACCCTGATCTCGATCGAGAAGACCGTCGTCGAGGGCGCCGGCGCCGCCGGCCTTGCCGCGCTGATGTCCGATCCGTCCCGCTTCGAAGGCCAGAAGGTCGGCCTGGTGCTGAGCGGCGGCAATATCGACACGCGACTGATCGCTTCGGTCCTGACGCGGGAGCTGGCCCGCGAGGGGCGGCTAACCCAATTATCACTCGATATTCCGGACCGGCCCGGGCAATTGGCAGCCGTGGCGGCCCTGCTGGCCGAGGCCGGGGCCAACATCATCGAGGTCTCGCACCAGCGGACCTTCTCCGATCTGCCGGCCAAGGCGACGCTGCTGCAACTCGTGATCGAGACCCGCGATGCCGCGCATCTCGACGAGGTCATGGCCAGGCTCGGGGCCTCTGGACTGAGCGCACGCTGCACGTGA
- a CDS encoding winged helix-turn-helix domain-containing protein, with protein sequence MAAILEFGPFRLDADAGILFGGAEPTPLGQRAVLLLALLVRRAGAPVSKDELIEAAWPNQTVEDSNLTVQIAAVRRMLADISGEAHWIETLPRRGYRYIGPSVRMLDHASAASEAQRLTLPEKPSVAVLPFSNLSSDAAQDYFADGMVDDIVTGLSRIKWLFVIARNSTFAYKGRVVDVKQVGRELGVRYVLEGSVRKTGTTVRITGQLIDASTGVHLWAERYDRRSDDIFALQDDIAMSVVGAIAPSLRRAELNRVRRKRPDSLDAYDLALRAQPDVDSGMPEQVTQALVLLERSIALEPDYALAHGNAAMCHHCLFLRAGLQETNRTASIRHARSAIAHGQDDAVALTLAGFSIGMDGHDRAAAFTALDAALAISPSSALTYILGSVMLGWGGDADRAIEWSEKGMRLSPFDSWAFAAFDAQALGHFHRGRYEAACHAAYRAVQANPRHSITHVQLAAALARLGRLQEAKAAAARVLELHPTFRYGRQFAGVNCDPALASSLGDALRIAGLPE encoded by the coding sequence ATGGCCGCGATCCTTGAATTTGGTCCATTCCGGCTCGACGCTGACGCGGGGATTCTTTTCGGTGGGGCCGAGCCGACCCCGCTCGGCCAGCGCGCAGTGCTGCTTCTCGCCCTGCTGGTGCGGCGGGCCGGCGCGCCGGTTTCCAAGGATGAGCTGATCGAGGCGGCGTGGCCCAACCAAACGGTCGAAGACAGCAACCTGACCGTTCAGATCGCAGCTGTACGGCGCATGCTGGCGGATATCTCGGGAGAGGCCCACTGGATCGAGACCCTGCCGCGACGTGGCTATCGCTATATCGGTCCGTCCGTGAGGATGCTGGATCACGCATCGGCCGCCTCAGAAGCGCAACGGCTGACGCTGCCCGAGAAGCCATCGGTCGCAGTGCTGCCCTTTTCAAATCTGAGCAGCGATGCGGCGCAGGACTACTTCGCCGACGGCATGGTCGACGACATCGTCACCGGCCTGTCGCGCATCAAATGGCTGTTCGTGATCGCACGGAATTCGACATTCGCCTATAAGGGCCGCGTGGTCGACGTGAAGCAAGTCGGCCGAGAGCTCGGCGTGCGGTACGTGTTGGAAGGCAGCGTCCGGAAGACCGGCACGACCGTGCGCATCACAGGTCAGCTGATCGACGCTTCGACCGGCGTGCATCTATGGGCCGAGCGCTACGACCGCCGTTCCGACGATATTTTCGCCCTCCAGGACGACATCGCGATGTCGGTCGTCGGCGCCATCGCGCCGAGCCTGCGGCGCGCCGAGCTCAACAGGGTCAGGCGCAAGCGGCCTGACAGCCTCGATGCCTATGACCTCGCCCTGCGTGCCCAGCCGGATGTCGATTCCGGCATGCCGGAACAGGTCACACAGGCGCTGGTGCTGCTCGAACGTTCGATCGCGCTCGAACCTGACTATGCGCTGGCTCACGGCAACGCTGCGATGTGCCATCATTGCCTGTTCCTGCGCGCCGGTTTGCAGGAGACCAATCGTACGGCGTCCATCCGCCACGCACGATCCGCCATCGCCCACGGGCAGGATGACGCGGTCGCCCTCACCCTGGCCGGATTTTCGATCGGCATGGATGGGCATGATCGCGCAGCGGCCTTTACTGCACTTGACGCCGCGCTCGCGATCAGCCCCTCATCGGCGCTGACCTATATCCTTGGCAGTGTCATGCTCGGCTGGGGTGGCGATGCCGACCGCGCGATCGAATGGAGCGAAAAGGGCATGCGGCTCAGCCCGTTCGATTCCTGGGCTTTCGCAGCGTTCGACGCGCAGGCTCTGGGGCACTTCCATCGTGGGCGGTATGAGGCGGCCTGTCACGCCGCCTACCGCGCGGTCCAGGCCAATCCCCGCCACAGCATTACCCATGTGCAATTGGCCGCGGCTCTGGCAAGGCTCGGACGCTTGCAGGAAGCGAAGGCGGCGGCTGCGCGTGTGCTGGAGTTGCACCCGACCTTTCGCTATGGCCGCCAGTTTGCGGGCGTCAATTGTGACCCAGCGCTCGCTTCATCCCTTGGCGACGCACTTCGTATTGCGGGTCTGCCGGAGTAG
- a CDS encoding cupin domain-containing protein encodes MSAKPIIRRPGDTKGVMLRGHPMAFLVTGEDTEHTSMFDWTIPAGFATGRHVHRVQEETFYMLKGECEWHVGDEVVRATPGTYLFIPPGVPHNITNVSEKTARVLMTVSPPGHERYFEELARLTASGPPDAKAISELRARFDTDQLSALTTTV; translated from the coding sequence ATGAGCGCGAAACCAATTATCCGCAGGCCCGGCGACACCAAAGGGGTCATGCTCCGCGGCCACCCGATGGCCTTTCTCGTGACCGGCGAGGACACCGAGCATACCAGCATGTTCGACTGGACGATCCCGGCAGGGTTTGCCACCGGCCGGCACGTTCACCGCGTGCAGGAAGAGACTTTTTACATGCTGAAAGGCGAGTGCGAATGGCATGTCGGCGACGAAGTCGTCCGCGCCACACCGGGGACGTACCTCTTCATTCCGCCGGGGGTGCCCCACAACATCACCAATGTCAGCGAAAAAACAGCCCGCGTGCTCATGACGGTGTCTCCGCCGGGGCACGAACGTTACTTCGAGGAGCTCGCCAGGCTGACCGCCAGCGGACCGCCGGATGCGAAAGCCATCAGCGAATTGCGCGCCCGCTTCGATACTGATCAGCTGTCGGCGCTGACGACCACGGTTTGA
- a CDS encoding aminotransferase class V-fold PLP-dependent enzyme, producing the protein MIDIDRIRADTPAASRLAYLHNAGAALMPTAVVAAMKQHIDLESEIGGYAAADREADRLDAVYGSVARLLNAAPDEIALVENATVAWQMAFYALAFREGDRILTAEAEYAANYVAFLQVARRTGAIIDIVPSDATGELDVRALERMIDARVKLIAITWVPTNGGLVNPAAAIGKIARAHGIPYLLDACQAVGQMEVDVEAIRCDMLSATGRKFLRGPRGTGFLYVRGPLLQRLEPPMIDHFAAPWVARDEYRLRDDARRFETWENNYAARLGLGAAVDYALDIGLGPIEQRCRMLADRLRAGLASIRGVEIRDLGRTPGAIVSFTMEEHDADAIVRSAAAAGITIGASDPASTRIDAEIRALPPVVRASPHCYNTEAEIDRLIDHLTGLARR; encoded by the coding sequence GTGATCGACATCGACAGGATACGCGCCGACACGCCCGCCGCTTCCCGGCTCGCATATCTCCACAACGCCGGCGCAGCCCTCATGCCGACGGCCGTCGTCGCGGCGATGAAGCAGCATATCGATCTGGAGAGCGAGATCGGAGGCTATGCCGCCGCCGACCGCGAGGCCGATCGGCTCGACGCCGTGTACGGCTCGGTAGCCCGACTGCTGAATGCCGCGCCCGACGAGATTGCGCTGGTAGAGAACGCCACGGTCGCCTGGCAGATGGCGTTCTACGCGCTTGCGTTCCGCGAGGGCGACCGGATCCTGACTGCCGAGGCGGAATACGCCGCCAATTACGTCGCATTCCTTCAGGTCGCGAGACGCACCGGCGCGATCATCGACATCGTGCCGAGCGATGCCACCGGCGAGCTCGACGTCCGCGCGCTCGAACGCATGATCGATGCGCGCGTAAAGCTGATAGCGATCACCTGGGTGCCGACCAATGGCGGGCTGGTCAATCCCGCAGCGGCGATCGGCAAGATCGCCCGGGCGCACGGCATCCCTTATCTGCTCGACGCCTGCCAGGCCGTCGGCCAAATGGAGGTCGACGTCGAAGCCATCCGCTGTGACATGCTGTCGGCGACCGGGCGTAAATTCCTGCGCGGCCCGCGCGGCACCGGCTTTCTCTACGTTCGCGGGCCGCTGCTGCAACGCCTCGAGCCGCCGATGATCGACCACTTCGCGGCGCCTTGGGTCGCACGAGATGAATACCGGCTTCGGGACGATGCGCGCCGTTTCGAGACCTGGGAGAACAATTATGCGGCCCGGCTGGGGCTGGGCGCTGCAGTGGACTATGCGCTCGACATCGGTCTTGGCCCGATCGAACAGCGCTGCCGCATGCTCGCCGATCGCTTGCGTGCCGGCCTTGCATCCATTCGCGGCGTCGAAATTCGCGACCTCGGACGCACGCCGGGCGCGATCGTCAGCTTCACGATGGAGGAGCATGACGCCGATGCGATCGTCCGCAGCGCCGCGGCAGCCGGCATCACGATCGGCGCTTCGGACCCTGCGAGCACCCGCATCGATGCCGAAATCCGCGCCCTGCCGCCGGTCGTGCGGGCGTCCCCGCATTGTTACAACACGGAAGCCGAGATCGATCGGCTGATCGACCACCTCACGGGTTTGGCCAGGCGATAG
- a CDS encoding LysR family transcriptional regulator: protein MQEKTQISRSASGAPRTDITRRIDLTTLRLFIAICEEGNLTRASQREAIAPSAVSKRMHDLEELLEVALFERHPNGMALTPAGESLLHHARVTLLNVEKIAVDMAEHARGVRGHVRMLANLSSIVEFLPDDLPGFFRSHELVRLDLQERPSADVVRGVEEGVAQIGICSADVSTRGLDRFSYRRDRLVIVVRSDHPLARATDLSFADTLDYDHIGLFATSSIYLRSQYTAQQIGKSIRLRVHVPGFDAVCRMVQAGMGIGLIPDRAFEVLSHGMNLTAIELTDDWADRELVLVARDRAGLSATSQLMLDHLRSLGRPH from the coding sequence ATGCAAGAGAAAACGCAGATATCACGCTCGGCGAGCGGAGCGCCCAGGACCGACATCACGCGACGGATCGACCTCACGACCCTCAGGCTGTTCATCGCAATCTGTGAAGAAGGCAATTTGACGCGCGCCTCGCAGCGCGAAGCGATCGCGCCCTCCGCCGTCAGCAAGCGCATGCATGATCTCGAGGAGCTGCTCGAGGTCGCCTTGTTCGAGCGGCACCCGAACGGCATGGCGCTGACGCCGGCCGGCGAGTCGCTGCTGCATCATGCGCGCGTGACGCTGCTCAATGTCGAGAAGATCGCAGTCGACATGGCCGAGCATGCGCGCGGCGTGCGCGGTCATGTACGCATGTTGGCCAATCTGTCGTCGATCGTCGAGTTCCTCCCCGACGATCTGCCCGGCTTCTTCCGCTCGCACGAACTGGTGCGCCTTGATCTGCAGGAGCGTCCCAGCGCCGATGTCGTTCGCGGCGTGGAGGAGGGCGTGGCCCAAATCGGCATCTGCTCGGCCGACGTGTCGACGCGCGGTCTGGATCGGTTTTCCTATCGGCGGGACCGCCTCGTCATCGTGGTGCGGTCCGACCATCCGCTAGCTCGGGCGACGGACCTGTCCTTCGCCGATACGCTCGACTACGACCATATCGGCCTGTTTGCGACGAGCTCGATCTATCTGCGCTCGCAATACACGGCGCAGCAGATCGGCAAGTCGATCCGGCTGCGGGTTCACGTTCCTGGTTTCGATGCCGTGTGCAGGATGGTGCAGGCCGGGATGGGCATCGGCCTCATTCCCGACCGTGCGTTCGAGGTCCTCAGTCACGGCATGAACCTGACCGCTATCGAATTGACGGATGACTGGGCCGATCGCGAGCTGGTGCTGGTCGCGAGAGATCGGGCAGGGTTGTCGGCGACGAGCCAGCTGATGCTCGACCATCTGCGATCGCTTGGCAGACCACATTGA
- a CDS encoding CaiB/BaiF CoA transferase family protein, giving the protein MDGPLSGIRVVELGTLIAAPFAARLFAEFGAEVIKIEQPGSGDPLRRWRKLHQGTSLWWYLQSRNKKSIAIDLKSPDGRDVALRLAAQADVVIENFKPGSLEKLGLGWDVLSKLNPDLTLVRISGYGQTGPYRDRSGFGAIGEAMGGLRFTTGDPDSPPARVGISIGDSLASLHGVIGALMSLLRVKTGQGRGQVVDVSLYESVFNLMESLVPEYDLMGHVRTRTGGALPGISPSNTYPSSDGRHVVIAGNSDAIFKRLMQVVGRLDLADDPALASNDGRVRCNAMLDAAIAGWTSERTMDEILERLDAADVPAGRIYSVADIVDDPHYAARDMILSTELPGDVTVKMPGIAPKLSDTPGVVKWPGPTLGQHTDEVLRDLGLQAGDIAQLRRSGAVQ; this is encoded by the coding sequence GTGGACGGACCACTATCGGGAATACGGGTCGTTGAACTCGGAACTTTGATTGCGGCGCCCTTTGCGGCACGGCTGTTCGCCGAGTTCGGCGCCGAAGTCATCAAGATCGAGCAGCCTGGCAGCGGCGATCCCTTGCGCAGGTGGCGCAAGCTGCATCAGGGCACCTCGCTCTGGTGGTACCTGCAATCGCGCAACAAGAAATCGATCGCGATCGATTTGAAATCGCCTGATGGTCGCGACGTGGCCCTTCGCCTCGCGGCACAAGCCGATGTTGTGATCGAGAATTTCAAGCCGGGCAGTCTCGAGAAGCTTGGCCTCGGCTGGGACGTGCTGTCGAAGCTCAACCCGGACCTGACACTGGTGCGCATCTCCGGTTACGGCCAGACCGGCCCCTATCGCGACCGCTCCGGGTTCGGTGCGATCGGCGAGGCCATGGGCGGGTTGCGCTTCACCACGGGCGATCCGGACAGCCCGCCGGCGCGCGTCGGCATCAGCATCGGCGACAGTCTTGCCTCGCTCCATGGTGTGATCGGCGCGCTGATGTCGCTGCTGCGGGTCAAGACGGGGCAGGGCCGCGGGCAGGTCGTCGACGTCTCGCTCTATGAGAGCGTGTTCAACCTGATGGAGAGCCTGGTCCCCGAATACGATCTCATGGGGCATGTCAGGACTCGCACCGGCGGGGCGCTGCCGGGCATCAGTCCCTCCAATACGTACCCGAGCTCGGACGGTCGCCACGTCGTCATCGCCGGCAATAGCGATGCGATCTTCAAGCGGCTGATGCAGGTGGTCGGCCGTCTGGATCTTGCAGACGATCCGGCGCTCGCAAGCAATGACGGACGGGTCCGCTGCAACGCCATGCTCGATGCCGCCATCGCCGGCTGGACCTCGGAGCGGACGATGGACGAGATCCTCGAGCGCCTCGATGCGGCTGATGTTCCCGCGGGCCGGATCTATTCGGTCGCCGATATCGTCGACGATCCCCATTACGCCGCCCGCGACATGATCCTGTCGACCGAGCTGCCGGGCGACGTCACCGTGAAGATGCCGGGCATCGCGCCAAAGCTCTCCGACACGCCCGGCGTCGTCAAATGGCCGGGCCCGACGCTGGGACAGCACACTGATGAGGTGCTGAGGGACCTCGGCCTGCAGGCTGGAGATATCGCGCAGCTGCGCCGAAGCGGAGCGGTGCAATGA